The following are from one region of the Arachis duranensis cultivar V14167 chromosome 10, aradu.V14167.gnm2.J7QH, whole genome shotgun sequence genome:
- the LOC107469032 gene encoding uncharacterized protein LOC107469032, translating to MRKGIAFEWTPACEEAFRHFKEILATPPVLGKPKSGEPLYLYLAITGEALAAVLVREEGRAQQPVYFMSRALQGAELRYSKLEKLALALLTFSQRLKQYFQGHQVVVRTDQGIRQVLQKPDLEGRMMTWSIELSQYDIRYEPRQAIKAQAMADFLVEVTGDPTEETGTRWKLHVDGAFNQTSGGARIILESPAGVVYEQSIKFEFPVSNNQAEYEALIGGLALATKVGATRLEICNDSQVVTSQVNGSYQARDALLQKYLEKVKDLSQRFEEVTIHHVPRDRNTRADLLSKLASTKPGEGNRSLIQCMMREPAVTLHLSRLSPSWLDPITSFLENGKLPDDEKRC from the coding sequence ATGAGGAAAGGGATAGCATTCGAATGGACGCCCGCATGCGAGGAAGCTTTTAGACACTTCAAGGAAATCCTGGCGACACCCCCTGTGCTCGGGAAGCCGAAGTCCGGGGAGCCATTATACCTATACCTCGCCATAACAGGAGAAGCCCTGGCTGCGGTTTTGGTACGAGAAGAAGGAAGGGCTCAACAGCCAGTCTATTTCATGAGCAGAGCCCTACAAGGGGCAGAACTAAGGTACAGCAAACTGGAAAAGCTAGCTCTGGCACTCTTGACCTTTTCGCAGAGGTTAAAACAATACTTCCAAGGTCACCAGGTTGTCGTAAGGACGGACCAAGGAATCCGACAAGTACTCCAAAAACCCGATTTGGAGGGAAGGATGATGACTTGGTCCATTGAACTTTCCCAATATGACATACGATACGAACCCCGACAAGCAATCAAGGCGCAAGCGATGGCTGACTTCCTGGTAGAAGTAACGGGAGATCCAACCGAAGAGACGGGCACACGATGGAAGCTCCACGTGGACGGAGCCTTCAATCAGACGTCCGGGGGCGCCAGGATCATCCTGGAAAGCCCAGCCGGGGTCGTATACGAACAGTCAATCAAGTTTGAATTCCCCGTCTCgaacaaccaagcagaatacgaagccCTCATAGGGGGCTTAGCCCTAGCAACGAAAGTTGGAGCGACAAGGTTGGAAATATGCAACGATTCACAAGTCGTCACCTCCCAAGTAaacgggagctaccaagccagagACGCACTATTACAAAAGTACTTGGAGAAAGTCAAGGATTTGAGCCAGAGGTTTGAGGAGGTCACGATCCACCACGTTCCAAGAGACAGGAACACACGGGCAGATCTCCTATCAAAACTGGCTAGCACAAAACCGGGAGAAGGTAACCGATCTCTCATCCAATGTATGATGAGGGAGCCGGCAGTCACTCTGCACCTGTCAAGGCTAAGCCCCTCATGGTTGGACCCCATCACCAGCTTCTTAGAAAATGGCAAACTCCCTGACGACGAAAAAAGATGCTAA
- the LOC107469140 gene encoding uncharacterized protein LOC107469140: protein MAPRVYIGFRQVLFLSVLLLLFASICFSEPQSKALSSDNSGSSMRRRMLLESDSEQEEESYEPPLKKKPTTTTKLTKTKNDGVGSFKNQTKTIKSNINKKNQTKIAKTTVTDTSLKKLNSTTLKIKKKKLNSTSKSSASLYLSSQTKESLDPLKSSSSKNKTTKTTGTTKINPDQIQNPKKSSSNKTKKQSQASNNDDWVFDQEENQNDELALSDFKDLPIKFQQTLLPDLERISTTSKLYITKANKEITKGFKPYVGNKYAPTIATLLSCAFVLIPLLLVSLLFNKIKTYFSLQKLLIFIQAYLSIYFFILCLSSIVTGLEPLRFFYATSRSTYVCLQVLQTLAYVFYLLLLVMYLVLVFSTDCGLGSRLLGLAQTFVGFSVGLHYYMTVFHRVVLRQAPRTNWKVHGIYATCFFLICLVARAETRKKTYLEEGGEEGKEN, encoded by the coding sequence ATGGCTCCACGTGTGTACATTGGTTTCAGGCAGGTACTCTTTCTTTCTGTTCTGTTGCTCCTTTTTGCCTCAATTTGTTTCAGTGAGCCTCAATCCAAAGCTCTATCTAGTGATAACAGTGGTAGTAGCATGAGAAGAAGAATGTTATTGGAATCTGATTCAGAACAAGAAGAGGAGTCCTATGAGCCACCCTTGAAAAAGaaacccaccaccaccaccaagcTAACTAAAACCAAAAACGACGGCGTTGGTTCCTTCAAGAACCAAACCAAAACCATCAAATCCAATATCAACAAGAAGAATCAAACCAAGATAGCCAAAACCACCGTCACCGACACTTCCCTCAAGAAGCTCAACTCCACCACACTcaaaatcaagaagaagaagctcaactCCACGTCAAAATCCTCTGCTTCTTTatatctttcatctcaaactaaAGAATCGTTGGATCCATTAAAATCAAGCTCCTCCAAGAACAAAACGACAAAAACCACCGGCACCACTAAGATAAACCCTGATCAGatccaaaatccaaaaaaatccaGCAGCAACAAAACCAAGAAACAATCACAAGCCAGTAACAACGACGATTGGGTTTTCGATCAGGAGGAAAATCAAAATGACGAATTAGCCCTCTCCGATTTCAAAGATCTACCAATCAAGTTCCAACAAACACTCCTCCCAGACCTTGAAAGAATCTCAACGACCTCAAAGCTTTACATCACGAAAGCGAACAAAGAAATCACCAAGGGCTTCAAACCCTACGTTGGGAACAAGTACGCACCCACCATAGCCACGTTGCTATCATGCGCCTTCGTTCTTATCCCATTGCTTCTCGTGTCTCTCCTCTTCAACAAGATCAAAACCTATTTCTCTCTCCAGAAACTCTTGATCTTCATCCAAGCCTATCTCTCGATCTACTTCTTCATTCTCTGTCTTTCCTCCATTGTTACCGGTCTTGAGCCGTTGAGGTTTTTCTACGCTACTTCGCGGTCCACGTACGTGTGCCTGCAGGTTCTTCAGACGCTGGCTTATGTATTCTACCTCCTCCTGTTGGTGATGTACCTTGTTCTCGTGTTTTCTACTGACTGTGGCCTGGGCTCCAGGCTATTGGGCCTGGCCCAAACGTTTGTGGGCTTTTCAGTGGGCCTGCATTACTACATGACGGTGTTTCATAGGGTCGTGCTGCGGCAGGCGCCAAGGACTAATTGGAAGGTTCATGGGATTTATGCCACGTGTTTCTTTCTGATTTGTTTGGTGGCCAGGGCTGAGACGAGGAAGAAGACTTACTTGGAAGAAGGTGGGGAAGAAGGGAAggaaaattag
- the LOC107469033 gene encoding uncharacterized protein LOC107469033, translated as MRYDGTQDPLEHLTAFEARMNLEGVEDEVRCRAFLVTLAGPAIRWFNGLPQGSIYGFSDICRAFLAQFTTRIAKAKHPINLLGITQRPGEPTRKYLDRFNDECLEIDGLIDSVASLCLTNGLLNEDFRKHLTTKPVWTMHEIQTVAKEYINDKEVS; from the coding sequence ATGAGGTACGATGGAACCCAAGACCCTCTGGAACACCTCACGGCCTTCGAGGCTAGAATGAATCTGGAAGGAGTAGAAGACGAGGTGAGGTGCCGGGCCTTCCTGGTCACCCTGGCAGGACCTGCGATCCGATGGTTTAACGGCCTCCCGCAGGGATCCATCTATGGGTTTTCGGACATCTGCCGTGCCTTCTTAGCTCAATTCACAACACGAATAGCAAAGGCAAAGCACCCGATCAACCTGCTCGGGATAACCCAAAGGCCCGGGGAGCcgaccagaaaatacctggacCGGTTCAACGACGAATGCTTAGAAATTGACGGCCTAATCGACTCGGTGGCCAGCCTCTGTCTGACGAACGGCCTCCTCAACGAGGACTTCCGAAAACACCTCACCACGAAACCGGTTTGGACGATGCACGAGATCCAAACGGTAGCTAAGGAATACATAAATGACAAGGAAGTCAGCTAG